One genomic segment of Ricinus communis isolate WT05 ecotype wild-type chromosome 5, ASM1957865v1, whole genome shotgun sequence includes these proteins:
- the LOC8289532 gene encoding alpha,alpha-trehalose-phosphate synthase [UDP-forming] 6 isoform X1: MVSRSYSNLLELASGESPSFGRMNRRIPRIMTVAGIISDLDDDPSESVCSDPSSASIQKDRIIIVANQLPIRAQRKSDGSNKSWIFTWDENSLLLQLKDGLGDDEIEVIYVGCLREEIHPNEQDEVSQILLETFKCVPTFIPPDLFSRYYHGFCKQQLWPLFHYMLPLSPDLGGRFNRSLWQAYVSANKIFADRIMEVINPEDDFVWVHDYHLMVLPTFLRKRFNRVKLGFFLHSPFPSSEIYKTLPIREELLRALLNSDLIGFHTFDYARHFLSCCSRMLGLTYESKRGYIGLEYCGRTVSIKILPVGIHMGQLQSVLRLPETEAKVADLIKQFCNKGRIMLLGVDDMDIFKGISLKLLAMEQLLMQHPEWRGKVVLVQIANPARGKGKDVKEVQAETYSTVKRINEAFGMPGYDPVVLIDAPLKFYEKVAYYVVAECCLVTAVRDGMNLIPYEYIISRQGNERLDKVLGLEPTAPKKSMLVISEFIGCSPSLSGAIRVNPWNIDAVADAMDYALEMAEPEKQLRHDKHYKYVSTHDVGYWARSFLQDLERTCRDHARRRCWGIGFGLSFRVVALDPNFRKLSMEHIVSAYRRTMTRAILLDYDGTLMPQASIDKSPSPKSVDILNNLCRDENNMVFLVSARSRKTLTEWFTQCEKLGLAAEHGYFLRLTRDAEWETCVPVTDTTWKQIAEPVMQLYTETTDGSTIEDKETALVWSYEDADPDFGSCQAKELLDHLESVLANEPVTVKSGPNTVEVKPQGVSKGLVAKRLLSTMQERGMSPDFVLCIGDDRSDEDMFEVITSSVAGPSIAPRAEVFACTVGKKPSKAKYYLDDTAEIVRLMQGLASVSEQTATV, from the exons atggtGTCAAGGTCATATTCAAATCTTTTGGAGCTTGCTTCTGGTGAGTCTCCATCGTTTGGCCGGATGAACCGGAGAATCCCACGGATTATGACTGTGGCCGGGATAATCTCCGACCTAGATGATGACCCATCAGAGAGTGTATGCTCTGACCCATCATCAGCTTCGATTCAGAAGGACCGAATAATTATAGTAGCAAACCAGTTGCCAATTAGAGCACAAAGAAAATCAGATGGTAGCAATAAGTCTTGGATTTTTACTTGGGATGAGAATTCACTTCTTCTTCAGTTGAAAGATGGATTAGGTGATGATGAAATTGAGGTTATTTATGTTGGTTGCCTAAGGGAAGAAATTCACCCTAATGAACAAGATGAAGTTTCGCAGATACTCTTGGAGACTTTCAAATGTGTGCCTACATTTATCCCTCCAGATCTTTTTAGCAGGTATTATCATGGATTTTGTAAGCAACAGTTATGGCCTTTGTTTCATTATATGTTACCTTTGTCACCAGATCTTGGTGGTAGGTTTAATAGGTCACTCTGGCAAGCTTATGTGTCAGCAAATAAGATTTTTGCTGATAGAATTATGGAGGTTATTAACCCAGAAGATGATTTTGTATGGGTACATGATTATCATCTTATGGTGCTTCCAACTTTCCTTAGGAAGAGGTTTAATAGGGTGAAACTTGGGTTTTTTCTCCATAGTCCATTTCCTTCGTCAGAGATCTATAAGACGTTGCCTATTAGGGAAGAGCTTCTGCGAGCCTTGTTAAATTCGGACTTGATCGGGTTCCATACTTTCGACTATGCACGGCATTTCTTATCTTGCTGTAGTAGAATGCTTGGTCTCACATATGAATCCAAGAGGGGATACATAGGCCTTGAATATTGTGGTAGGACTGTAAGCATCAAGATTTTACCCGTTGGTATACATATGGGTCAGCTTCAGTCGGTTTTGAGACTTCCAGAGACTGAAGCAAAGGTCGCAGACCTCATTAAACAGTTCTGTAACAAGGGTAGGATAATGTTGCTGGGGGTGGATGACATGGATATATTTAAAGGTATAAGTTTGAAGCTGCTGGCAATGGAACAGTTGCTTATGCAGCATCCGGAGTGGCGAGGCAAGGTGGTGTTAGTACAGATAGCAAATCCTGCTAGGGGTAAAGGAAAAGATGTGAAAGAAGTGCAGGCTGAGACTTACTCCACTGTTAAGCGGATCAATGAAGCATTTGGAATGCCGGGATATGATCCTGTAGTCTTGATTGATGCACCGCTAAAGTTTTATGAAAAAGTAGCATATTATGTTGTTGCTGAGTGCTGTTTGGTCACTGCTGTGAGGGATGGAATGAATCTTATACCTTATGAATACATAATTAGTCGCCAAGGTAATGAGCGGTTGGATAAGGTGTTGGGACTAGAACCAACTGCTCCAAAGAAGAGCATGTTGGTTATCTCCGAGTTTATTGGCTGCTCTCCATCTTTGAGTGGAGCAATTCGAGTAAACCCTTGGAACATTGATGCAGTAGCTGATGCAATGGACTATGCTTTGGAGATGGCTGAGCCAGAAAAACAACTCCGGCATGACAAGCATTACAAATATGTCAGTACTCATGATGTTGGATATTGGGCACGTAGTTTCCTTCAGGATTTGGAGAGAACATGTCGTGATCATGCAAGGAGGAGATGCTGGGGTATTGGATTTGGATTAAGCTTCAGGGTTGTGGCACTTGATCCAAACTTCAGGAAGCTCTCGATGGAGCACATTGTATCAGCTTACAGGAGGACCATGACTAGAGCAATTCTTCTGGACTATGATGGCACTCTAATGCCTCAGGCTTCAATTGATAAGAGCCCATCTCCTAAGTCAGTTGACATCTTAAATAATTTGTGCAGAGATGAGAACAACATGGTTTTTCTTGTTAGTGCTAGAAGCCGCAAGACACTCACTGAATGGTTTACTCAGTGTGAGAAGCTAGGATTAGCTGCAGAGCATGGCTACTTCCTGAG GCTAACACGAGATGCGGAATGGGAAACATGTGTGCCTGTAACAGACACTACTTGGAAGCAGATTGCTGAGCCAGTGATGCAGCTTTATACTGAAACAACTGACGGGTCCACTATTGAGGATAAGGAAACTGCATTAGTCTGGAGTTATGAGGATGCAGATCCAGACTTTGGTTCATGCCAAGCTAAAGAACTTCTTGATCATCTTGAAAGTGTCTTGGCTAATGAACCTGTAACAGTCAAGAGTGGACCAAATACAGTGGAGGTTAAACCTCAG GGTGTAAGCAAGGGGCTTGTTGCCAAACGCCTGCTTTCCACCATGCAAGAAAGGGGAATGTCACCAGATTTTGTTTTATGCATCGGAGATGACCGATCTGATGAAGATATGTTTGAGGTAATAACCAGTTCAGTAGCAGGTCCATCAATTGCTCCTAGAGCAGAAGTGTTTGCGTGTACTGTTGGTAAAAAACCAAGCAAGGCTAAATATTATCTGGATGATACAGCAGAAATAGTTAGGTTGATGCAAGGATTGGCTTCAGTTTCAGAACAAACGGCAACAGTATAA
- the LOC8289532 gene encoding alpha,alpha-trehalose-phosphate synthase [UDP-forming] 6 isoform X2 produces the protein MNRRIPRIMTVAGIISDLDDDPSESVCSDPSSASIQKDRIIIVANQLPIRAQRKSDGSNKSWIFTWDENSLLLQLKDGLGDDEIEVIYVGCLREEIHPNEQDEVSQILLETFKCVPTFIPPDLFSRYYHGFCKQQLWPLFHYMLPLSPDLGGRFNRSLWQAYVSANKIFADRIMEVINPEDDFVWVHDYHLMVLPTFLRKRFNRVKLGFFLHSPFPSSEIYKTLPIREELLRALLNSDLIGFHTFDYARHFLSCCSRMLGLTYESKRGYIGLEYCGRTVSIKILPVGIHMGQLQSVLRLPETEAKVADLIKQFCNKGRIMLLGVDDMDIFKGISLKLLAMEQLLMQHPEWRGKVVLVQIANPARGKGKDVKEVQAETYSTVKRINEAFGMPGYDPVVLIDAPLKFYEKVAYYVVAECCLVTAVRDGMNLIPYEYIISRQGNERLDKVLGLEPTAPKKSMLVISEFIGCSPSLSGAIRVNPWNIDAVADAMDYALEMAEPEKQLRHDKHYKYVSTHDVGYWARSFLQDLERTCRDHARRRCWGIGFGLSFRVVALDPNFRKLSMEHIVSAYRRTMTRAILLDYDGTLMPQASIDKSPSPKSVDILNNLCRDENNMVFLVSARSRKTLTEWFTQCEKLGLAAEHGYFLRLTRDAEWETCVPVTDTTWKQIAEPVMQLYTETTDGSTIEDKETALVWSYEDADPDFGSCQAKELLDHLESVLANEPVTVKSGPNTVEVKPQGVSKGLVAKRLLSTMQERGMSPDFVLCIGDDRSDEDMFEVITSSVAGPSIAPRAEVFACTVGKKPSKAKYYLDDTAEIVRLMQGLASVSEQTATV, from the exons ATGAACCGGAGAATCCCACGGATTATGACTGTGGCCGGGATAATCTCCGACCTAGATGATGACCCATCAGAGAGTGTATGCTCTGACCCATCATCAGCTTCGATTCAGAAGGACCGAATAATTATAGTAGCAAACCAGTTGCCAATTAGAGCACAAAGAAAATCAGATGGTAGCAATAAGTCTTGGATTTTTACTTGGGATGAGAATTCACTTCTTCTTCAGTTGAAAGATGGATTAGGTGATGATGAAATTGAGGTTATTTATGTTGGTTGCCTAAGGGAAGAAATTCACCCTAATGAACAAGATGAAGTTTCGCAGATACTCTTGGAGACTTTCAAATGTGTGCCTACATTTATCCCTCCAGATCTTTTTAGCAGGTATTATCATGGATTTTGTAAGCAACAGTTATGGCCTTTGTTTCATTATATGTTACCTTTGTCACCAGATCTTGGTGGTAGGTTTAATAGGTCACTCTGGCAAGCTTATGTGTCAGCAAATAAGATTTTTGCTGATAGAATTATGGAGGTTATTAACCCAGAAGATGATTTTGTATGGGTACATGATTATCATCTTATGGTGCTTCCAACTTTCCTTAGGAAGAGGTTTAATAGGGTGAAACTTGGGTTTTTTCTCCATAGTCCATTTCCTTCGTCAGAGATCTATAAGACGTTGCCTATTAGGGAAGAGCTTCTGCGAGCCTTGTTAAATTCGGACTTGATCGGGTTCCATACTTTCGACTATGCACGGCATTTCTTATCTTGCTGTAGTAGAATGCTTGGTCTCACATATGAATCCAAGAGGGGATACATAGGCCTTGAATATTGTGGTAGGACTGTAAGCATCAAGATTTTACCCGTTGGTATACATATGGGTCAGCTTCAGTCGGTTTTGAGACTTCCAGAGACTGAAGCAAAGGTCGCAGACCTCATTAAACAGTTCTGTAACAAGGGTAGGATAATGTTGCTGGGGGTGGATGACATGGATATATTTAAAGGTATAAGTTTGAAGCTGCTGGCAATGGAACAGTTGCTTATGCAGCATCCGGAGTGGCGAGGCAAGGTGGTGTTAGTACAGATAGCAAATCCTGCTAGGGGTAAAGGAAAAGATGTGAAAGAAGTGCAGGCTGAGACTTACTCCACTGTTAAGCGGATCAATGAAGCATTTGGAATGCCGGGATATGATCCTGTAGTCTTGATTGATGCACCGCTAAAGTTTTATGAAAAAGTAGCATATTATGTTGTTGCTGAGTGCTGTTTGGTCACTGCTGTGAGGGATGGAATGAATCTTATACCTTATGAATACATAATTAGTCGCCAAGGTAATGAGCGGTTGGATAAGGTGTTGGGACTAGAACCAACTGCTCCAAAGAAGAGCATGTTGGTTATCTCCGAGTTTATTGGCTGCTCTCCATCTTTGAGTGGAGCAATTCGAGTAAACCCTTGGAACATTGATGCAGTAGCTGATGCAATGGACTATGCTTTGGAGATGGCTGAGCCAGAAAAACAACTCCGGCATGACAAGCATTACAAATATGTCAGTACTCATGATGTTGGATATTGGGCACGTAGTTTCCTTCAGGATTTGGAGAGAACATGTCGTGATCATGCAAGGAGGAGATGCTGGGGTATTGGATTTGGATTAAGCTTCAGGGTTGTGGCACTTGATCCAAACTTCAGGAAGCTCTCGATGGAGCACATTGTATCAGCTTACAGGAGGACCATGACTAGAGCAATTCTTCTGGACTATGATGGCACTCTAATGCCTCAGGCTTCAATTGATAAGAGCCCATCTCCTAAGTCAGTTGACATCTTAAATAATTTGTGCAGAGATGAGAACAACATGGTTTTTCTTGTTAGTGCTAGAAGCCGCAAGACACTCACTGAATGGTTTACTCAGTGTGAGAAGCTAGGATTAGCTGCAGAGCATGGCTACTTCCTGAG GCTAACACGAGATGCGGAATGGGAAACATGTGTGCCTGTAACAGACACTACTTGGAAGCAGATTGCTGAGCCAGTGATGCAGCTTTATACTGAAACAACTGACGGGTCCACTATTGAGGATAAGGAAACTGCATTAGTCTGGAGTTATGAGGATGCAGATCCAGACTTTGGTTCATGCCAAGCTAAAGAACTTCTTGATCATCTTGAAAGTGTCTTGGCTAATGAACCTGTAACAGTCAAGAGTGGACCAAATACAGTGGAGGTTAAACCTCAG GGTGTAAGCAAGGGGCTTGTTGCCAAACGCCTGCTTTCCACCATGCAAGAAAGGGGAATGTCACCAGATTTTGTTTTATGCATCGGAGATGACCGATCTGATGAAGATATGTTTGAGGTAATAACCAGTTCAGTAGCAGGTCCATCAATTGCTCCTAGAGCAGAAGTGTTTGCGTGTACTGTTGGTAAAAAACCAAGCAAGGCTAAATATTATCTGGATGATACAGCAGAAATAGTTAGGTTGATGCAAGGATTGGCTTCAGTTTCAGAACAAACGGCAACAGTATAA